Sequence from the Methanosarcina siciliae T4/M genome:
CTCTACATTCCACTTTCTATAATCATAAGTTTCCTGCTTGGAATAGGAGAATATCTTATAATAGAGACAAACTACCTCATCCCCGATCTTTCGATTTCCAGCCTACTGGTACTTATCCTTATTATGGTCTTCTTGGTGGGGCTTATTGAAGAACTAATCTTCAGGTCCATTATTCAGAATAGACTCGAAGTTTTTTTAGGTAGCCGGAGAGGCTTGGTGATCACAAGCATCCTGTTCGGATTGATGCAGTCAGGATATGGAAGCATAAGTGAAATATTCTACACTTTCGCAGTAGGTTTTATCATAGGATACATGTTCTACAGAACCCGGAGCCTTCCTCTGGTCACCATGATCCATGGCTTCATAAATGTCTTTCTCTTTGGAGTTTTCCCCCACCTCCTTTAAATTATTTTAAAATTTAGATTCTCCAGGCTTTTTTCATAAAGATGTTTATATGTGTCCTGCCTGTGAGATAGGGCCTGAAAAAAAGAAGGTGTAAAGGAAAAAAAGAAAGAACGGCATTAAACAAAACAGGTAAGAAAAAGAAAAAAGCTATGAAGACTTACAAAAAATCAATTTTTGTGAAGCTTTTTTAAAGAGTTTTGATATTTTTTAAAATAGATATAGTGAACAAAAATAGAAGTTTTAAAGATTCTTCCACTGATTTAAGAGCTTTCCAGAAATTAAGAGCTTTCCAGAAATAAAGAAGACCTTAGATTTTAAAAGTGATCACAAGCTTGTAAAGGACAACCGCACCGAAAGAAAACAGAAGTGGAAGAATTCCCATATTCAAAGAGGTTTTCACAGCATTTCCCCAGTGCTTTGACAGGGGAAGGAAGTCTCTGAGAAACAAAAGTAAAAGTAAAGCCGCTACGGAGACTAATGCACCTTCAGGAACCCCAGGCGTGGTCATCATTGAAAGAGCATCAGAAGAAGCGTAAGTTGATGAAATTAGACTAATAGGCGTGGTCAGAACTCCTTCAGTTGATTACGTATAAGGGAAACAAATGTACAACCTAATATAAAAATCCTACTCCTTTTAATCTTCCGAACTCCATCCATATAAGAAAGAGAGAAAAGAAAAGCATATGAGCCTGAAAATCTTGAAAAAGGATCAATGATATCAACGTTCAGATTTTATCAGTATTGTAACATAATAATACAGGGTTTCAATATTTTCAAGTGATAATTTATTCAAAGCCAATCCAATAAAGTAGAGAACTTTATGAAGATGTTGTTTTCGGAAGACAGGGAAGAAAGGGGATAAATAGATAAACCAAACCAGTTAAATAATTTAAAGTGTATCCAACTTAATACCCACATATATACAAATTAAAGGATGTTGGCACAAGTAACAGGGAAATCACAAAGGTCCCTTGAAGAATCCGGAACTACAGATATCCGGAGCATACGGAAACAGAAAAAGCCAGATATATAGAAACAAATGTTTCCAAACAAGGCACAGTTTAGTTATAAGTGTTTAAAAATATAAATGCATTGGAATTTAACTCGAACCCTCTAATGAACTATAATAAGGTACATGAAAAACTGGGGAACAATATGACCTCAAAAGAATTCAAAATCCATAATTCTTCCAGGATTTACGGTAAATCTGTGATCGGAAAACATACTGTGGTTCTGGAGAATGTAATACTTGGGTATCCAGAACACAAAGTCCTGATGGAAATTCTCAAAAAAAATGTGGAGTTAGAAGACTTCGAATTCCAGGGCTGTAATATAGGCCCGAACTCTATTATAAGGGCAGGCTCTACAATATTCTCCAGCGTAAAAACCGGAAGCAACTTCAAAACCGGACACAACGTAATGATCAGAGAAAATACACAAATCGGGGACAACGTGCTCATCGGGACGAACGTTATCGTGGATGGAAACGTGAAGATAGGAAACAATGTCAGTATTCAGGGAAATGTGTATATTCCAACGAACGTAGTTATCGAAGATAATGTATTTATCGGACCATGCGCTGTTCTTGCCAATGATAAATATCCTATCCGCAAAAAGTACGAGCTTAAAGGCCCTGTTTTGAGAAGAGGAGTGTCTATTGGCGCGAACGCAACTCTGCTTCCGGGAGTGGAAATAGGGGAAGGAGCAATGGTTGCAGGAGGAGCCCTTGTTACAAAGGATGTACCGCCCTGGAAACTGGCGGTAGGGGTGCCTGCTAGAATACGCGATCTTCCGGAAGAGCTTAAAGAATTAAACCGAATATAAACGTCCGTTGAAGAGTATAAACTTATTAAAAAAATCAAAGCTAAGCAAAATAAGTACTATTGAGAGTAATAAGAGGTTATAAAATGATCCCAATCGCCAGGCCCCTGCTGGGCAAGGAAGAGATTGATGCGGTAACGGAGATCATGAATTCAGGCATGATCGCACAGGGACCGAAAGTAGAAGAATTCGAGCTTGCTTTTTCCGGGTATACAGGCTGCGAATATGCAGTTGCAGTAAACTCAGGCACTGCAGCTCTGCATATTGCCCTTCTTGCCCATGGCATTGGAAAAGAAGACGAGGTAATTACGAGTCCATTCACGTTTATTGCTACCGCAAACAGCATCCTTTATACCGGCGCAAAACCTGTTTTTTCAGATATTGAGCCCGATACATATAACATAGACCCTGAAAAGATCCAGGAAAAGATTACTTCAAAAACGAAAGCCATTATGCCTGTCCACCTTTACGGGCATCCTGCAGACATGAAAGCCATAATGGAGATCGCCGAAGACCACAAACTTGTTGTGATCGAAGACGCCTGCCAGTCCCACGGTGCAGAATGCCTCGGGAAAAAGGCTGGCAGTTTCGGGACAGGAGCATTCAGCTTCTACCCTACCAAAAACATGACAACAAGTGAAGGCGGAATAATTACAACTAATGAGAGGAGGATCGCAGAAAAAGCAAAGATAATCAGGGCACACGGTTCAAAAGTCCGCTACCTGCATGAAATGCTGGGCTTTAACATGCGCATGACTGACATTGCTGCCGCAATCGGGCTTGCCCAGCTCGAAAAACTGGATGGATTTACTGTTGCCAGGCAGAAAAACG
This genomic interval carries:
- a CDS encoding acyltransferase — translated: MNYNKVHEKLGNNMTSKEFKIHNSSRIYGKSVIGKHTVVLENVILGYPEHKVLMEILKKNVELEDFEFQGCNIGPNSIIRAGSTIFSSVKTGSNFKTGHNVMIRENTQIGDNVLIGTNVIVDGNVKIGNNVSIQGNVYIPTNVVIEDNVFIGPCAVLANDKYPIRKKYELKGPVLRRGVSIGANATLLPGVEIGEGAMVAGGALVTKDVPPWKLAVGVPARIRDLPEELKELNRI
- a CDS encoding DegT/DnrJ/EryC1/StrS family aminotransferase; the protein is MIPIARPLLGKEEIDAVTEIMNSGMIAQGPKVEEFELAFSGYTGCEYAVAVNSGTAALHIALLAHGIGKEDEVITSPFTFIATANSILYTGAKPVFSDIEPDTYNIDPEKIQEKITSKTKAIMPVHLYGHPADMKAIMEIAEDHKLVVIEDACQSHGAECLGKKAGSFGTGAFSFYPTKNMTTSEGGIITTNERRIAEKAKIIRAHGSKVRYLHEMLGFNMRMTDIAAAIGLAQLEKLDGFTVARQKNAAVLSAELQGISGVVPPVTKPGCTHVFHQYTIRANRRDELAAFLKEKGIGTGIHYPIPIHKQPYYTELGYRDSLPVSEKAADDVISLPVHPALSGDDVQRIVKETRGFYIND